GTCGACACCGCCCACGTCATGCGCAAGATCGTCGTCGACGGCTCGAACACCTCGGGCTTCCAGCGCTCGACCCAGATCGCCACCGACGGCGAGATATCGACCGACGACGGCCCGGTCCGCGTCGCCGACCTGATGCTGGAGGAGGAGTCCTGCCAGCGCGTCGAGGAGCACGAGGACGGCGTCACGTTCAGCCTCGACCGCCTCGGCATCCCGCTGGTCGAAATCGGCACGAAACCGGACATCTCCTCGCCCGAGCAGGCCCGCGAGGCCGCAGAGCGCATCGGGATGTTGCTCCGCTCGACCGGCCACGTCAAGCGCGGCCTCGGCACCATCCGCCAGGACGTGAACATCTCCATCGCCGAGGGCGCCCGCGTCGAGGTCAAGGGCGTCCAGAGCCTCGACGACATCGACGACATCGTCCGGAACGAGGCCGGCCGGCAGGTCGAACTTCTCGCAATCCGCGACGAACTCGCCGAGCGCGGCGCGAGCGTCGGCGAGGTGCAGGACGTCACGAGCGTCTTCGAGGATTCGGACTCCGGCGTCATCCGCGACGCGCTCGATTCCGGCGGGAAGGTCACCGCAGTTCCTCTGTTCGGGTTCGACGGACTGGTCGGCCGCGAGATACAGCCCGACCGTCGTCTGGGGACCGAGTTCTCCGACCACGCCAAGCGCCACGGTGCCGGCGGCATCTTCCACACCGACGAGCTCCCGGCCTACGGCGTCACCGAGGACGAGGTCGCCGCCCTGCGCGAGGCCGTCGACGCCGGCGAGGACGACGCCGTGGCCATCGTCGCCGCGGGCGCCGAGGTCGCCGACAAGGCCATCGAGGCCGCCGCGACGCGCGCCGAGACCGCACTGGAGGGCGTCCCGGAGGAGACCCGCGGCGCGAACGAGGACGGCACGACCCGGTACCTGCGCCCGCTCCCCGGCGCGGCCCGGATGTACCCCGAGACGGACGTGCCGCCGGTCGACCTCGACCCCAGCGAGGTCGACACACCCGAACTCCTGACTGAAAAAGTCGAGCGCTACCAGGACGAGTACGGCCTCGACGCGGGGCTGGCCGAGCAGGTCGCCTACGGTCAGCGCATGCCCCTGTTCGAGTCGGTCGTCGCCGACGGCATCGACGCGACCCTCGCCGCGGGTACCCTCGAGTCCACGCTGACCGAGTTGCGGCGTGACGACGTGCCCGTCGCGAACCTCACCGACGAGCACCTGCGCGACGCGCTGGCGCTCGTCGACGACGGCGAGGTGCCCAACGAGGGTATGAACGACCTGCTGACCGCGCTCGCCGAGGATCCGAGTCTCACTGCTGAGGAGGCCGTCGAGGCCGAGGACCTCGGTGGGGTCTCCGAGGACGAGGTCCGCGAGGCCGTCGCGGAGGTCGTCGAACGCAATTCCGAACAGGTCGAAGAGGAGGGTATGGGCGCGTTCTCCGCGCTCATGGGCGAGTGCATGGGTGCGCTCCGCGGCAAGGCCGGTGGCGACACCGTGAGCGCCGTGCTCCGCGAGGAGATCCAGAAGCGCGCCTGACCCCTTTCTGCGAACCGCCCGTCGGAGTCTGGCTCTCGACTCTTTCGTCCACACAATACTCTTCTCGATAGCCGACATACAGGATAGGTGAATGACGATCGATGGCTCCAAGCGTCGGCTTTTCGGGACGATTGGAGCAGTCACCCTCGCGTCACTTACTGGCTGTCTGCAGACCCTGTTCGTCGAACAACCGTCCGGTGAACTCGTCGTCGCGAACCAGAACGACCGTCCGCATACCGTGTCGATCACCGCCACGAACGACCATCTCGTCCACGAGGGAAAGCCTGCAGCGAACAGACGGTTTCAACAGACCATCGAGCCGAGCGAGACGGTTCGGAGATCACGGTTCTTCGTCAGTGGTCAAACCGAGGTGGTCGTCGCCGTGGATGGCACCCAGATTGGACGCCACACCGTGGACATCTGGCGAGGCGAGGGTGGCGACGACGACCGTCACGAGGAGGCACTCGAAGTGACGATTCGACCCGATGGGACCACCGCTGTCGATGTCGTGGTTACACACACTGCTTCCTGATTCGAGGTGTTGAAACCGGCGTAATCGGTCAGTCCGCGCTGCGTCCGTAGCCGCCGTCGGAACTGCTCTGGTCGCGCAGCGCCTTCTTGAGCCGTTCCTCGTAGGTCGCCGGGTCCGCGATGCGCTGTGAGATGTAGAACGAGAGTCCCACGAGCACCAGCGCGAACGCGGCGTCCGTCAGCCAGTGGACGCCGAGGTAGAACGTCGAGAACACGATGGCGACGGTGAGGCCGGTCGCAAGTCTGGCGTAGTGCTTCGTGCTGTACCGGGCGTAGACCGCGGCGAGCGCGGAGATGCCGGTGTGCAGGCTCGGGAACGCCTTCACGAGCGTGTCGGTCGAGGTGATGCCCTCGGTGATGATGGGGTGGAGGTCGTACATCAGGGCCTCCATGCCGGTGCCGCCGGAGGCCGTGTGGCCGAGGTACTCCGAGGTGACCGCGACCGGGAACGCCAGGAAGTACGGCAGCGCCATCAGCACGAGCAGGGCGTAGCCCGCGCAGTAGCGTCTGGCCTGCTCGGGGTCGTGGGCCTTCAGTTTCCAGTAGGTGAACAGCGTCACGAACGGGAAGCCGATGAGGTAGACGAACGTCATCGCGTACGTCAGGGGCACCCACGTCACCGCCTGGAACAGCATGACGGTCGTCCCCTCGAGGCCGTAGATGACCGAGGTGTAGGTCCGGCCGGCGTAGAAGTTGTGCGCGAGCGTGTTCACGCCGAAGGTGACGGTCCAGGCGACGCCGAGGTACTTCCAGTCCGTCCGGACCAGGCCGCCGGCGAACGACCGGAGGCTGACGCCAGGGACGAACAGGCGGAACCCGAGGGCGAAGACGAGCAGCGTGGGCACCGCTACGAGGAGGCTGAACAGGGTGCCGTGGGTGAGGGAGGGCAGTAGCTGCTCCATATGTCTATATACCGATACTGTACCGTCGTTGTATCATAGTTTCGGTCCGGAGAGCGCAATCTCCGGGTGGGCGGGGCTGTCGCATGCGGGGACTCCCGCAATAATAGTCCGGGAGGAAATAAATCCTTTCTGTAAATTCTTCAGGGCCGGCGTGGTCAGTCGTCCTGTGCCGGCCGGTCGGTCGCGGTCTCGCTCGCGGCATCGTCTGCCGTTTCGCTCCCGTCTTCGCGGTCTGCGGGGTCACGCGGGACGCCGGCGAGTTCGGGGTGGTTCGTCGCGCGCCGGAAGATGCCGAGCAGGGAGCGCGCCTCGCGCTGGGTCGGGTGCGCCCGGCCGAAGACGCGCCGGGCCATCCGGAGGGTCTTCGCGCGCTTCTCCTCGGGGTGGTCGATGCTGTCGAGCAGGTCGTCGAACTGGTCGTACAGTCGGTCGAGCATCGCCTCCTCGGCGCGCTCGTGCTCGCGGTCCGGCAGCTGGGTCTCCTCGACGGTCAGCCCGCGCAGCTCGTAGAGCGTGATGGTCGCGGCCTGCCCGAGGTTGAGGACCGGGTAGTCGTCGCTGGCCGGGATCGAGCAGACGGCGTCGAGCTTCGAGAGCTCCTCGTTGGTCAGGCCGTCGGCCTCGCGCCCGAAGACGAGACAGCTGTCGGCCTCCAGGCCGGCGAGGTCCTCCGCGAGTTCGTCCGGCGTGAAGAAGGGGAACCGGACGTGCTTGCGGCAGTCCTCGTTGGTCGTGGCGGTCAGCCCCACCGTGTAGTAGTTCTCGACGATGTCGTCGAAGTCGACGACCTGCGCGTTCGCGAGGACGTCCTCGCGGGCGCGCCCGGCGAAGCCCCAGGCCTCGCCGTGTTCCTCCATGACGCCCGCCGGCGGGTCGACGAGCAGCAACTCGGAGAGCCCGAAGTTCTTCATCGCCCGGGCGATGGTGCCGACGTTGCCCGGCGTCTTGCTGTCGACGACGGCGACTGCTGGCGTGCTCATCACTTATCGCCCGTCGGGTACTCCTTCGAGATGTCCATGTTGCGGATGTCGATGCGCTCTTTCGGCTCGTCGTCGTCGACGCCCGCGTGGTCGTACTCGTCGAGGTCCGACGGGTCCGGCAGGTCCGGCTTCGGGAGGGCCATCGGGTCCGTCTCGACGTGCTCGATGCCGCCGTAGTCCTCGGGGGCCCGGCCGCCGTCTGCGAACCACTCGTGGAACTCGTCCTCGAAGCGGTCGGTCTCGGCGTACTCGACGCCGCCCTCCTCGCGGAACCAGTAGAGGAAGTCCGGCTCGTGCTCGTCACAGAGGACGACCTCGGCCAGGGGCTCCCCGTAGACCACGGTCGCGATGTTGCACTCGTCGACGTGCTCGTCGCCGTGGATCAGCCAGCAGGCGTCACACGGCCCGTTGTAGATGACGCCGAGGCGCACGAGGCGTCGCTTCGTGTCCTCGTCCATCTCGTCGAAGGGCCGGACCTCGCCCTCCGCGGTGAACACCTCGTCCTCGTCGAAGCGCCACCCCCGGAGACCGATGCTTATCTTGCTCATACCCGGTGGTATCGGGTCTGTGGGTAAAAACGACGCGTCTTCCGGTGTGGTGGGTCGGGGCAGGACGTTCTGATGTCGGTCTGGACGCTGCCACGGATTCCGACGGCACGACGACCTCCCCCAGCCGACCAGACCACCGAACACCACCAGAACTCCCGGCAGCCAGCGCGGGGAACAGGCCGTTTTTCACGATTCAGCCCCCCATCTCTGGTAATGAGAGACGTAGACGCCGCCGGGCTCGGTATCGGGGACGGCTACCCGACCCGGGTCATGGGGGTGCTGAACGTGAGTTCGGAATCACCGTACAAGCCGAGCGTCTTCGACGATGCGGGCGACGCGGCCGCGTACGTGGACGAGGAACTCATCGGCGAGGGCGCGGACATCGTGGACGTGGGTCTCGAGTCCGCGAACAAGAAGTTCGACGTGCTCTCCGCCGAGCAGGAACTCGACCGGCTGGACGTCGCCCTCGAGACCATCGAGTCAACGTCGGGCGACGCGGTCTGGTCCATCGAGACGCGCTACCACGAGGTCGCCGAGGCCGCCATCGAGGGCGGCTTCGACATGGTGAACGACATCGCCGGCTTCGCCGACCCCGAGATGCCCCGCGTCTGTGAGGAGTACGACGTGGCAGTGGGGAAGATGGCGAGCCCACCGGACCTGACACGACCGGGGGCGGTCGAGGAGACGCCGTGGGCCGAGCGCAAGGGCGCCGAGTGGGCCGAGTCCGCGGACTACGTCGACCAGGTGTACGAGGCGCTGAAGCAGCACGGTCTGACGGACAAGACCATCGTCGACCCGGCCTTCGGCGGCTGGTCGGAGGCCCAGACGACCGAGCAGGACCGCGAGACCCTTCGACGGCTCCGAGAGTTCCGCGGGCTGGGCCAGCCCATCCTCGTCTCCATCAACCGGAAGAACTTCCTGCGCGAGCTGACCGGCCGCGACACCGAGCAGGCGCTCGCGGTCTCGCTGGCCGCGACCTCGATGGCCATCGAGCGCGGCGCACACGTCGTCCGGACCCACGACGTGCGCGAGACGGTCGACGCCTGCGCCGTCGGCGACGCCTTCACGCCCGACCGGCTCCGCGGCGGCTCCGGGGACGTGACCGTCGAGGAACTCGACGTCCAGACCGAGGATGACGTGGCCCGCCACGTCGAGCGTCTCGACACCGACGACGTGGCGGCGGACGCGACCCGGGCCGTGCTCGAGGTGTCCGGGCTCACCACGGCCCAGGCGGAATCGCTGGCTGCGGCCGCGTCTGACGCGGGCGCGGTCTTCGCGACCGGCGCGGGCGACGGCCGGGGTGGCCTGCTCGTCGGCAGTTACCGTTGCTTGCGGAGACTGGCCGCGACAGCCCCTGAGGACGGCGAGCTGTCGGCTGTCACCGACGAGGTAGAATCGCTCGTCGGCTGAGCGACGCCGGCTGCCACCCGTTGGACGGCCGACAGCCCGTAATCCCGTCATCGCGTCGTCGTCCGGCGATTCTCAGGCGGTGAAAACGTTGTTTCGAGGTGTATAAGGCCGTGTTATCCAGCGAATCTTCGAGCGCAAGAATGGTCGAAAGGTAGAGACGAACCCGGGTATCACCCTGGTTTCGACCCGATAACGACGGAGGAAAGAGAGAAAACTTATACCACGGCAGTATGAACGAACGGGTGGAAGCCGGAAGGGCCTCTCGGGTAGGGGTACCTTGTAAGAGGCAATTCCGGCCCACACCAACGGTTATCTTGGACACAACCCGATAGCCACTGGTATGGACTTCAGCGAGTTCGAATCCGTCTACGAGCGCATCCTCCGAGACTTCGGCTTCGACCGCGAAGGCGACGAGCGCGCCCGAGACGTTCTGCGCGAACTGACGACCTCGTTCGACGAGTCACGACTCTCGTCGCTGGCCCGCGAACGCGTGGCCATCTGCGGGGCGGCCCCGTCGCTGGCGGACGACCTCGCGAGCCTCGACGCGGACCGCATCGTCGCCGTCTCCTCGGCGGCCGCGGTCTGTCGGGACCACGGCCTCGATATCGACGTGTACGTGACCGACCTCGACGCCGAGCCCGAACTCGCTGGGGTATTGAGCGCCGAGGGGATTCCGACCGTCGTCCACGCGCACGGGGACAACGTGGACGCAGTCCGGGAGCTGGTGCCGACGCTCACACAGGAGCACGTCCTGCCCACGACGCAGGCCGCACCCGTCGCTCACGTGCGGAACTACGGCGGGTTCACCGACGGGGACCGGGCGGCCTTCCTCGCGGACCACGTCGGGGCCGGCGAACTGGTCTTCCCGGGCTGGGACTTCGACGACCCGTCGGTGGGCGAGCTGAAACGGCAGAAACTGGAGTGGGCGGCGCGGTTGCTCTACTGGCTGGAACAGCGCCGCGGGGTGACGTTCGACGTGCTCGACGGGCGTCGTGACGGCTTAGAACTCCCCTAAGCCCGCGTTCTGGGGAGAGAATCGGCTGGCGGTCGACCTGGCTCAGGGTTCGAGGACGACCTTGCCCGAGGACTTGCGGTCCTCGATGTACTGGTGGGCCTCGGCGGCGTCCTCGAGGGCGAACGTCTCGCCGACGACGACCTCGAGTTCGCCGGACTCGAGCCCCTGCGTGAGCTCCGGGACGGCTTCGAGGACGCGCTCGGGCTTGCGCTGCATCGCCTTCCCGAGGTGGTAGCCGATGATCGACTGGTTCCGGAAGAACATCTCGCTGGTGTCGACGGTGCCGGGGACGCCGCTGGCGGCGCCGTAGGGCACGATACGGCCGAAGTCCTTGGTCGCGCGGACCGACTCGGCGAACACCTCGTCGCCGACGCCGTCGAGGGCGAGGTCGACGCCCACGCCGTCGGTCTCGTCCAGCACGACCTCCCGGAATTCTTCCTCGGTGTAGTTGATGGGGTGGTCACAGCCGAGGTCGGCCGCGAGGTCGAGCTTCTCCTGCGTGCTCGCCGTGCCGAAGACCTCTGCCCCGGCGCGGTCGGCGAGCTGGACCGCGGCCGTGCCGACGCCACCGGCGGCAGCCTGGATGAGGACGGACTCGCCCTCCTCGAGGCCGCCCCAGCCGAACAGGCAGTTGTGGGCGGTCAGGAACTGGACGGGGAAGCCGGCGGCCTCCGCGAATGACATCCCCTCCGGGATGGGGAACAGGCTCTCGGCGTCCGCCAGGACGTACTCCGCGTAGCCACCCTGTCCGACGAGGCCGACGACGCGCTCGCCGCCCTCGTAGGCCACGTCCTCGCCGACCGCGTCGATGGTCCCCGCGGCCTCGAAGCCGGGCACGAAGGGGGCGTCGGGGCCGCCCGGGTAGTGCCCGCGTCGTTGCATGATGTCGGCGAAGTTGATGCCCGCCGCCGCGACCTCGATGCGGACCTGCCCGGGACCTGGTTCGGGAACGTCCTCCTCGACCACCCGCATCGTCTCGGTGTCGCCGTACTCGGTGACCTCGATGGCTTGCATCTGCATCGCGACTGAGTACTCACTCAGTACATAAAGGTCCGAGAGAACCGGCGAAACCGTCCACGAGTTTTGCGTTGTCTGGGGCGACGCAACCGCGGCCGAGCACCGTCGCGGGGGGCAGTTTTAATCCGACGGTCGCCCCACGAGAGCACATGACACATGACGTCGCGTTCCTCGACGACCTCGCGCTCGCCGACGACCAGGTCACGACCGTCGAGGCGACACGCGAGAGCCACGCCTCGGACTGGGGGACCCCGGACGGCAAGGAGGTCGTGCCCGACGCCGTGGTGTACCCCGAATCGACCGAGGACGTGTCGGCCATCCTCGCGGCCGCCACCGACCACGACGTGCCGGTCACGCCCTACGCCGCCGGGACGAGCCTGGAGGGCAACGCGGTCCCGGCCTTCGCCGGCATCAGCATGGACCTGATGCGGCTGAACGACATCACCGACTTCCGGCCCGAGGACTTCCAGATAGACGTGCAAGCGGGCGTGATGGGGTCGGCCATCGACGACCGGGCCGGCGAGGCCGGGCTGTTCTTCCCGCCGCTGCCCTCCTCGGGCGACATCTCCACTATCGGCGGGATGCTCGCCAACGCCGCCAGCGGGATGCAGACCGTGAAGTACGGCGAGGTGGCCGACTGGGTGCTGGAGGTCGAGGCCGTCCTCGCCGACGGCTCGGTCATCTCCGCCGGCTCGAAGGCGGTGAAGACCTCCGCCGGGTACAACCTCCGCGACCTGCTCATCGGGAGCGAGGGCACCCTCGCGGTCATCACGGAGGCCACCCTGCGCCTCGCGGGCCGCCCCGAACAGATCCGCGGCGGCCGGGCCGTCTTCGAGACGCTGGACGGCGCGGCGGCCGCGGTCGAGGACACCGTCCAGTCCGGGGTCGACGTGGCGAAGATCGAACTCGTCGACGCCGAGAGCGCGATGATGGCCAACGCCTACTCCGGCACCGACCTGCCCGACAGCCCCCTCGTCTTCCTCGAGTTCCACCGCAACCACGGCATCGAACGCGAGGTCGAGTTCTGCCGGTCCATCTTCGAGCACCACGGCGCGACCCGGTTCGAGGTCGCCGCGGCCGACGAGGGGATGGCCGACCTCTGGCAGGCCCGCAAGGACATGGCGTACGCGATGCAGTCCTACGACCCCGACCTGACGCCGCTCCATCCCGGCGACATCACGGTGCCCATCTCGAAGTACGCCGACGTCATCCGCTACGCCAAGGAACTCGCCGCGGAACACGACGTGCTCGTCCCCTGCTTCGGCCACGCCGGCGACGGGAACGTCCACTACTCGGTGCTCGTGGACGAGGACGACCCCGAACAGGTCGAGGCCGGCGAGGAGGTCTACAGCGAGATCGTCGAGTACGCCATCGACTGCGGCGGCACCTGCACCGGCGAGCACGGCATCGGCCTCGGCAAGCGCGAGTACCTCGAACGCGAACACGGCGAGGCGACCGTCGAGGCCATGCGGAAGGTCAAGCGCGCGCTCGACCCCACCGACACGCTGAATCCCGGGAAGATGTTCCCGGAGACCGTCGACGGGGGGCGGGTCAGGGACGAGGACGCGTAGAAGGGTCTCCCGGGGGCGGGCGGTTCAGCGCTCGAACTCGAACGTCTCGTCCTCCGGGGCCCGCTCGCGACCGTTCTCGACTCTGGCCTGTACGTCCTCCAGGCGCTCGTTCTCGAGCAGTTTCTCGGTCCGTTCCTCGAACTCCGTCTCCGAGAGCTCGCCGGCGGCGTAGCGTCGTTTGAGTTCCTCGAGGGCGTCGTCGGCCTCGCTCGGTGCGCGGGACGAGTGCGAC
This window of the Haloarchaeobius amylolyticus genome carries:
- the gatE gene encoding Glu-tRNA(Gln) amidotransferase subunit GatE, which encodes MTDHDYEELGLVAGLEIHQQLDTASKLFCACPTDLREPEEAAREFTRYLHPTKSELGELDEAALEESQVEREFTYLAYDSTCLVEEDDEPPHRLDDEAREVALEIAQLLDMTPVDTAHVMRKIVVDGSNTSGFQRSTQIATDGEISTDDGPVRVADLMLEEESCQRVEEHEDGVTFSLDRLGIPLVEIGTKPDISSPEQAREAAERIGMLLRSTGHVKRGLGTIRQDVNISIAEGARVEVKGVQSLDDIDDIVRNEAGRQVELLAIRDELAERGASVGEVQDVTSVFEDSDSGVIRDALDSGGKVTAVPLFGFDGLVGREIQPDRRLGTEFSDHAKRHGAGGIFHTDELPAYGVTEDEVAALREAVDAGEDDAVAIVAAGAEVADKAIEAAATRAETALEGVPEETRGANEDGTTRYLRPLPGAARMYPETDVPPVDLDPSEVDTPELLTEKVERYQDEYGLDAGLAEQVAYGQRMPLFESVVADGIDATLAAGTLESTLTELRRDDVPVANLTDEHLRDALALVDDGEVPNEGMNDLLTALAEDPSLTAEEAVEAEDLGGVSEDEVREAVAEVVERNSEQVEEEGMGAFSALMGECMGALRGKAGGDTVSAVLREEIQKRA
- a CDS encoding phosphatase PAP2 family protein, translated to MEQLLPSLTHGTLFSLLVAVPTLLVFALGFRLFVPGVSLRSFAGGLVRTDWKYLGVAWTVTFGVNTLAHNFYAGRTYTSVIYGLEGTTVMLFQAVTWVPLTYAMTFVYLIGFPFVTLFTYWKLKAHDPEQARRYCAGYALLVLMALPYFLAFPVAVTSEYLGHTASGGTGMEALMYDLHPIITEGITSTDTLVKAFPSLHTGISALAAVYARYSTKHYARLATGLTVAIVFSTFYLGVHWLTDAAFALVLVGLSFYISQRIADPATYEERLKKALRDQSSSDGGYGRSAD
- a CDS encoding RNA methyltransferase encodes the protein MSTPAVAVVDSKTPGNVGTIARAMKNFGLSELLLVDPPAGVMEEHGEAWGFAGRAREDVLANAQVVDFDDIVENYYTVGLTATTNEDCRKHVRFPFFTPDELAEDLAGLEADSCLVFGREADGLTNEELSKLDAVCSIPASDDYPVLNLGQAATITLYELRGLTVEETQLPDREHERAEEAMLDRLYDQFDDLLDSIDHPEEKRAKTLRMARRVFGRAHPTQREARSLLGIFRRATNHPELAGVPRDPADREDGSETADDAASETATDRPAQDD
- the folP gene encoding dihydropteroate synthase, producing MRDVDAAGLGIGDGYPTRVMGVLNVSSESPYKPSVFDDAGDAAAYVDEELIGEGADIVDVGLESANKKFDVLSAEQELDRLDVALETIESTSGDAVWSIETRYHEVAEAAIEGGFDMVNDIAGFADPEMPRVCEEYDVAVGKMASPPDLTRPGAVEETPWAERKGAEWAESADYVDQVYEALKQHGLTDKTIVDPAFGGWSEAQTTEQDRETLRRLREFRGLGQPILVSINRKNFLRELTGRDTEQALAVSLAATSMAIERGAHVVRTHDVRETVDACAVGDAFTPDRLRGGSGDVTVEELDVQTEDDVARHVERLDTDDVAADATRAVLEVSGLTTAQAESLAAAASDAGAVFATGAGDGRGGLLVGSYRCLRRLAATAPEDGELSAVTDEVESLVG
- a CDS encoding 6-hydroxymethylpterin diphosphokinase MptE-like protein, encoding MDFSEFESVYERILRDFGFDREGDERARDVLRELTTSFDESRLSSLARERVAICGAAPSLADDLASLDADRIVAVSSAAAVCRDHGLDIDVYVTDLDAEPELAGVLSAEGIPTVVHAHGDNVDAVRELVPTLTQEHVLPTTQAAPVAHVRNYGGFTDGDRAAFLADHVGAGELVFPGWDFDDPSVGELKRQKLEWAARLLYWLEQRRGVTFDVLDGRRDGLELP
- a CDS encoding quinone oxidoreductase family protein translates to MQAIEVTEYGDTETMRVVEEDVPEPGPGQVRIEVAAAGINFADIMQRRGHYPGGPDAPFVPGFEAAGTIDAVGEDVAYEGGERVVGLVGQGGYAEYVLADAESLFPIPEGMSFAEAAGFPVQFLTAHNCLFGWGGLEEGESVLIQAAAGGVGTAAVQLADRAGAEVFGTASTQEKLDLAADLGCDHPINYTEEEFREVVLDETDGVGVDLALDGVGDEVFAESVRATKDFGRIVPYGAASGVPGTVDTSEMFFRNQSIIGYHLGKAMQRKPERVLEAVPELTQGLESGELEVVVGETFALEDAAEAHQYIEDRKSSGKVVLEP
- a CDS encoding FAD-binding oxidoreductase, with protein sequence MTHDVAFLDDLALADDQVTTVEATRESHASDWGTPDGKEVVPDAVVYPESTEDVSAILAAATDHDVPVTPYAAGTSLEGNAVPAFAGISMDLMRLNDITDFRPEDFQIDVQAGVMGSAIDDRAGEAGLFFPPLPSSGDISTIGGMLANAASGMQTVKYGEVADWVLEVEAVLADGSVISAGSKAVKTSAGYNLRDLLIGSEGTLAVITEATLRLAGRPEQIRGGRAVFETLDGAAAAVEDTVQSGVDVAKIELVDAESAMMANAYSGTDLPDSPLVFLEFHRNHGIEREVEFCRSIFEHHGATRFEVAAADEGMADLWQARKDMAYAMQSYDPDLTPLHPGDITVPISKYADVIRYAKELAAEHDVLVPCFGHAGDGNVHYSVLVDEDDPEQVEAGEEVYSEIVEYAIDCGGTCTGEHGIGLGKREYLEREHGEATVEAMRKVKRALDPTDTLNPGKMFPETVDGGRVRDEDA